One part of the Mangrovibacillus cuniculi genome encodes these proteins:
- a CDS encoding spore coat protein, whose protein sequence is MNQQQQPTAGGMPSNQNHGGHELFDAHETIAGIINVLDQFQLFEQHIQDPELKQICQRQHQYTLQVYNTMVNAFRSGQKPSIPTTTYEMGAQDWSQVQYGIQPTQPKKPNQSVQDISDNGVSAYMLGLMKTTSSLLSMTALEMTNPTLRRILADSVPNFIEMSYEIFLYQNKHKYYQAPQLQPQDAQTMINSYVPVQGNGTIH, encoded by the coding sequence ATGAACCAACAACAACAACCTACTGCTGGTGGAATGCCATCCAATCAAAATCACGGTGGTCATGAGTTATTTGACGCACATGAAACTATTGCTGGCATAATAAACGTTTTAGATCAATTTCAGTTATTTGAACAGCACATTCAAGATCCTGAGTTAAAGCAAATTTGCCAAAGACAACATCAATATACACTTCAAGTTTACAATACCATGGTAAATGCGTTTAGATCAGGTCAAAAGCCATCTATTCCTACAACTACGTACGAGATGGGTGCACAGGATTGGTCACAAGTTCAGTATGGCATTCAACCTACTCAACCAAAAAAACCAAACCAATCTGTTCAAGACATCAGTGATAACGGAGTCTCTGCTTACATGTTAGGTTTAATGAAAACTACCTCTTCCCTACTAAGCATGACAGCATTAGAGATGACTAACCCAACATTGCGTCGAATCTTAGCTGATAGCGTTCCTAACTTTATTGAGATGTCTTATGAAATTTTCCTATATCAAAACAAACACAAGTATTACCAAGCACCACAACTTCAACCACAAGATGCTCAAACGATGATCAACAGTTACGTGCCAGTGCAAGGAAACGGTACTATTCATTAA